From the Rhinoderma darwinii isolate aRhiDar2 chromosome 12, aRhiDar2.hap1, whole genome shotgun sequence genome, one window contains:
- the ANKRD9 gene encoding ankyrin repeat domain-containing protein 9, giving the protein MPGTIQWAPRPPEYQSQKQCKKTSFAFYQAVRDLLPVWLLEDMRLMEVLHWEEGGIVSSYSPSEALLYALVHDHQPYARYLLSHFPNDALAVPSKSFSCCQSGSPHLTMAVRYNRLQILQEILRTLRTFPSESRTVYINQRGCQQVEGGKTPIHLACELLRIECLTLLLGHGACPYIMDCSGKTPLDCLLQLIRNSPQDLRLNRLCLDYVLLYMPGGVPLSTRQRLQEEGTAWQEVLGQDLYRWLTGTTPPTLLTVSMQSLLRAIPADRFPEALEEISVPNFLRPSALQKQVPK; this is encoded by the coding sequence ATGCCTGGCACCATTCAATGGGCACCCCGCCCTCCAGAGTACCAGTCACAGAAGCAATGCAAGAAGACGTCATTTGCGTTCTACCAGGCAGTGCGGGACCTTCTGCCGGTGTGGTTACTGGAGGACATGCGGCTCATGGAGGTTCTACACTGGGAGGAAGGCGGCATTGTGAGCTCGTATTCACCCTCTGAGGCTCTGCTCTACGCCCTGGTACACGATCACCAGCCTTATGCCCGCTACCTGCTCAGCCACTTCCCAAACGATGCCCTAGCTGTGCCAAGCAAGAGTTTCAGCTGCTGCCAGTCTGGATCTCCTCACCTCACCATGGCGGTGCGCTATAACCGGCTGCAGATCCTGCAGGAAATCCTGCGCACCCTCCGGACATTCCCTTCTGAAAGCCGGACAGTCTACATTAACCAAAGGGGATGCCAGCAGGTGGAAGGTGGCAAGACCCCCATACACCTGGCTTGTGAGCTGCTGCGAATTGAATGTCTAACCCTTCTGCTGGGGCATGGAGCTTGCCCGTACATAATGGACTGCAGTGGCAAAACCCCCCTGGACTGTCTCCTGCAACTTATACGGAACAGTCCACAGGATCTGCGCCTCAACAGACTGTGCCTGGACTACGTGCTCCTGTACATGCCAGGGGGAGTGCCCCTCTCTACCCGGCAGCGGCTCCAGGAAGAGGGCACAGCCTGGCAGGAGGTGCTGGGGCAGGACTTGTACAGATGGCTGACTGGCACCACTCCCCCTACCCTGTTAACTGTGTCTATGCAGAGTCTGCTCAGGGCCATCCCTGCTGACAGATTTCCGGAGGCCCTGGAAGAGATTTCCGTACCAAACTTCTTAAGACCCTCGGCCCTACAAAAACAAGTCCCAAAATAG